A part of Petrotoga mexicana DSM 14811 genomic DNA contains:
- a CDS encoding MFS transporter — MTNEQKRNFLLYSAGRLVSLIGTGIQMIVLPLYILDLTGSGTLMGTFSLLSMLPGLLFSPIAGVLGDRRNRKKIMVNLDYIRGVIILFMAYSAYQGWMTIAFIFTAQVFISILDSFFGGSTNAMLPDLVPINFLTRANSVNSSITSFSNIIGPILGGIIYGFGGIKVVFLINGISFIISAISEMFITYHPHYERKQKISFKSMFSDIKEGLIFIKGRKGLKELLLFVMVVNFIMAPILTIVLPYVLRQEIGFTSEQYGITQSSFTVGILIGSILIGTIFSKNNSKKSITFGFIVEAIMFFIISGLFFPNIVATFGGASWTFLIILYINLMVIGVSNAFINIPIDTNMQKMTPTNVRSRVFTVVELVARGAIPVGMQIYGILLDLMKGYQITLVACIVSIIVIILFLRIAPEETFNPKPFTEEV; from the coding sequence ATGACAAATGAGCAAAAAAGAAATTTTTTACTATATTCCGCAGGTAGACTTGTATCTTTAATAGGAACTGGCATACAAATGATTGTTTTACCGCTTTATATTCTTGATCTTACAGGCTCTGGAACCCTTATGGGTACATTTTCTCTTTTAAGCATGCTTCCAGGCTTACTTTTTTCGCCGATAGCAGGGGTTTTGGGAGATCGAAGAAATCGAAAGAAAATTATGGTGAATTTGGATTATATACGAGGTGTAATTATACTTTTTATGGCATATTCAGCCTATCAAGGTTGGATGACCATTGCCTTTATCTTCACTGCCCAAGTATTTATTTCTATATTAGACAGTTTTTTTGGCGGCTCAACAAATGCGATGCTTCCGGACTTGGTCCCTATTAATTTTCTCACCAGAGCTAATTCGGTAAACTCTTCAATAACTAGTTTTTCTAATATTATAGGACCAATCCTTGGAGGAATCATATATGGATTTGGCGGAATAAAAGTTGTGTTTCTTATAAATGGAATTTCTTTCATTATATCTGCTATAAGCGAAATGTTTATTACTTACCATCCTCATTATGAACGTAAACAAAAAATATCCTTTAAATCTATGTTTTCAGACATCAAAGAGGGATTAATTTTCATAAAAGGAAGAAAAGGTTTGAAAGAATTGCTTTTGTTTGTAATGGTTGTCAATTTTATAATGGCACCGATTCTTACGATTGTGCTTCCTTATGTATTAAGGCAAGAAATTGGATTTACAAGCGAACAGTATGGAATCACCCAATCTTCTTTTACCGTGGGGATACTAATTGGTAGTATTTTAATCGGTACTATTTTTTCGAAGAATAATTCGAAAAAATCGATCACATTTGGTTTTATAGTAGAGGCTATCATGTTTTTCATCATTTCAGGTTTATTTTTTCCTAATATCGTTGCCACATTCGGAGGTGCATCTTGGACCTTCTTAATAATTTTGTACATAAATCTTATGGTAATAGGTGTGAGCAATGCTTTTATAAATATACCTATTGATACCAACATGCAAAAAATGACACCAACTAACGTAAGATCTCGTGTTTTTACGGTTGTGGAGTTGGTTGCTCGAGGAGCTATCCCTGTTGGTATGCAGATATATGGTATTCTTTTAGATTTGATGAAGGGATATCAAATTACACTGGTTGCATGTATAGTATCAATTATTGTAATTATCCTATTTTTAAGAATTGCACCAGAAGAAACGTTTAATCCCAAACCTTTTACTGAAGAAGTGTGA